The nucleotide window GATAAAGAAGTATTTGCTGCCCACACTGGTCCCGACAATGGACTCATAGCAGTTAATGTGCAACAAAAACATTTAAGTATTAATGACATCGACATAGATTACATTGATATGTTAGATCAAGGTGAACAATATAGAAACAGtaagtattaaaattattgGATTCTGGATAAACAATATAGAAATGATAAAACTACTTTTTACAGCGTCCACAACCACAACTCCTACAATTGCTGGTATTTCTGATTGGTTTATTCCTCACGAGACAGCGTATGGAATTGCTACTACGTTATATGAGAAAAATCCTACAAATGATACAAATAATGGGGAACCTATCGCAGACTGTTTTGGAATTGTAGTAAGATCAAACTCAGCTATTTTAGCACTTGCGGATGGTGTTAATTGGGGTATGTTTAACCTTCAAGAATATCTTTTTATACATTGTAATCACAAACAACATCACATATAGAGAAACATAAATTTAATAGGTACCAAAGCAAGTATTGCAGCTAGATCTGCTGTACATGGAAGTATGGAATACTTGAATAATGCACTCTTCTGTCCTTCGGTTAATAATGAAATAACAACAACGAAAGATGTATTTATAGCCTTACTTCGTTCATTCCATGCTGCACATTCGTTAATTTTACAAGAGCAAGGAATGCTCACAACGTTAACTGTATGCGCAGTTCTTCCACTGCCAAATTCTGAATCTAATACAAATCAGAAAAAATATGTGGCTTGTACCTGTAATGTTGGAGACAGTTTAGCTTATGTATATTCAAGGTAccaaaaataatttgttaataacTATTACAGcctttttataaaagtaatatggTAATATTAACAGGAAAACTGGAGTAAGAGAAATAACCAGAGGATCTCACGATATTCATTGTATGCGCGATATGCGTGATGCTCTTGGAGCTTTAGGTCCTGTAGATGGATGCAATCCTGAATTAAATAATTTGACGCTTGCAATGACAGAAGTTGAAAACGGAGATATCGTATTCTTAACCAGTGACGGAATTTCAGACAATTTTGATCCTGTAGTCGGAAAATTTGCTATCTTGCCATGCCATAATAGTATACCTGATTCAACAGTGAA belongs to Megalopta genalis isolate 19385.01 chromosome 1, iyMegGena1_principal, whole genome shotgun sequence and includes:
- the LOC117229009 gene encoding PP2C-like domain-containing protein CG9801 isoform X2, which gives rise to MPSLRKKVAGFMRHYLAGAVENIGQGEQTLRSPRSMTQDFASGCFITRYLDGLETKQEGPAIVHGRNPEELPIRQLGSFQEDKEVFAAHTGPDNGLIAVNVQQKHLSINDIDIDYIDMLDQASTTTTPTIAGISDWFIPHETAYGIATTLYEKNPTNDTNNGEPIADCFGIVVRSNSAILALADGVNWGTKASIAARSAVHGSMEYLNNALFCPSVNNEITTTKDVFIALLRSFHAAHSLILQEQGMLTTLTVCAVLPLPNSESNTNQKKYVACTCNVGDSLAYVYSRKTGVREITRGSHDIHCMRDMRDALGALGPVDGCNPELNNLTLAMTEVENGDIVFLTSDGISDNFDPVVGKFAILPCHNSIPDSTVKNHAEGRSKTRRKSVETLRHTESGNSNRNKSNLPVVEAYQRHELTLLRMEDLLRRGVSGEGPPCNSAKHLCKLLLDFAVRITAAKRRILEDTDLYYAQSKDGQLVQLSKQEQRTLRKETLDKVSMIPGKLDHATVVAYVVGSFDSEYGL
- the LOC117229009 gene encoding PP2C-like domain-containing protein CG9801 isoform X1; this encodes MPSLRKKVAGFMRHYLAGAVENIGQGEQTLRSPRSMTQDFASGCFITRYLDGLETKQEGPAIVHGRNPEELPIRQLGSFQEDKEVFAAHTGPDNGLIAVNVQQKHLSINDIDIDYIDMLDQGEQYRNTSTTTTPTIAGISDWFIPHETAYGIATTLYEKNPTNDTNNGEPIADCFGIVVRSNSAILALADGVNWGTKASIAARSAVHGSMEYLNNALFCPSVNNEITTTKDVFIALLRSFHAAHSLILQEQGMLTTLTVCAVLPLPNSESNTNQKKYVACTCNVGDSLAYVYSRKTGVREITRGSHDIHCMRDMRDALGALGPVDGCNPELNNLTLAMTEVENGDIVFLTSDGISDNFDPVVGKFAILPCHNSIPDSTVKNHAEGRSKTRRKSVETLRHTESGNSNRNKSNLPVVEAYQRHELTLLRMEDLLRRGVSGEGPPCNSAKHLCKLLLDFAVRITAAKRRILEDTDLYYAQSKDGQLVQLSKQEQRTLRKETLDKVSMIPGKLDHATVVAYVVGSFDSEYGL